The Cystobacter ferrugineus genome includes a window with the following:
- the cobU gene encoding bifunctional adenosylcobinamide kinase/adenosylcobinamide-phosphate guanylyltransferase: MSGKIVLVGGGVRCGKSRFALELAQKLGTRRTFIATSEPFDDEMRERARRHREERVGLFETVEEPRRLCEVLQEDAADVAVVDCVTLWLSNLLLRGDAPEAILGEVDRLVGVLQRRRSATILVTNEVGMGLVPETPLGRTFRDVSGGAHQRLAAAADEVYFGALGLLLRIKPGNWVVGAGG; encoded by the coding sequence GTGAGCGGGAAGATCGTCCTGGTGGGCGGGGGCGTGCGCTGTGGCAAGAGCCGCTTCGCGCTCGAGCTGGCCCAGAAGCTGGGGACGCGGCGCACCTTCATCGCCACCTCCGAGCCCTTCGACGACGAGATGCGCGAGCGTGCGCGGCGCCACCGCGAGGAGCGGGTCGGTCTCTTCGAGACGGTGGAGGAGCCGCGCCGGTTGTGTGAGGTGCTGCAAGAGGACGCGGCGGACGTGGCGGTGGTGGACTGCGTGACGCTGTGGCTGTCCAACCTCCTGCTCCGGGGGGATGCGCCGGAGGCCATCCTCGGCGAGGTGGATCGGCTGGTGGGGGTGCTCCAGCGGCGGCGGAGCGCGACCATTCTGGTGACCAACGAGGTCGGCATGGGCCTCGTTCCCGAGACGCCGCTGGGACGTACCTTCCGCGACGTGAGTGGTGGGGCCCATCAGCGCCTGGCGGCCGCGGCGGACGAGGTGTACTTCGGCGCGCTCGGGCTGCTGCTGCGCATCAAGCCGGGGAACTGGGTGGTGGGGGCGGGCGGATGA
- a CDS encoding adenosylcobinamide amidohydrolase has translation MKAALATPEGEAPCLEGGGQVLVVRFARPHAVLSWAILNGGRRRARAVVWRQVRDDELVPGVDPLALLTASLGQEPPEETVGLLTSRDVSTFDDVHLASGALSARCVATVGLGNALAAGDEPGPLRSVGTINLLCQVSHPLSESALVEAMALAAEARTAALMEARVPSRRSLRVATGTGTDCIVVAAPEGPGGEQYMGKHTRLGSLLGGAVREATARGVRRWLEERGVR, from the coding sequence ATGAAGGCCGCCCTCGCCACGCCGGAGGGGGAAGCGCCCTGCCTGGAGGGAGGCGGGCAGGTGCTCGTGGTGCGTTTCGCCCGTCCGCACGCCGTCCTCTCGTGGGCCATCCTCAACGGGGGCCGCCGACGTGCCCGGGCGGTGGTGTGGCGGCAGGTGCGTGACGACGAACTCGTCCCGGGCGTGGACCCGCTGGCGCTCCTCACGGCCAGCCTCGGACAGGAGCCGCCGGAGGAGACGGTGGGCCTGCTCACCTCGCGTGACGTGTCCACCTTCGATGACGTGCACCTCGCCTCCGGTGCGCTCTCGGCGCGCTGTGTGGCCACCGTGGGGCTGGGCAACGCGCTGGCGGCCGGGGATGAGCCCGGGCCCCTGCGGAGCGTGGGCACCATCAACCTGCTGTGCCAGGTGTCCCATCCGCTCTCGGAGAGCGCGCTGGTGGAGGCGATGGCGCTCGCGGCGGAGGCCCGGACGGCGGCCCTCATGGAGGCGCGAGTGCCCAGCCGCCGCTCGCTGCGGGTGGCCACCGGGACGGGCACCGACTGCATCGTGGTGGCGGCTCCGGAAGGGCCCGGAGGAGAGCAGTACATGGGCAAGCACACCCGGCTCGGCAGCCTGCTGGGAGGCGCGGTGCGAGAGGCCACCGCGCGCGGGGTGCGCCGCTGGTTGGAAGAGCGAGGTGTGCGGTGA
- a CDS encoding cobyrinate a,c-diamide synthase has product MDGAPSIPRLVVAGTSSGVGKTTVMVALTRVLQARGLKVATFKCGPDYLDPSYHARTTGAPCHNLDGWLMGRDAVISTFRHASQGHDVALIEGVMGLYDGASPDSEEGSAAQVAKWLAAPVLAVVDASGMARTIAAIGTGLAAFDPELKVAGLFANRVGSRGHLELLQRAARGTAVPVVGGLPAQESLAFPERHLGLLTASEESIPTQHLDAWGTLLAEWNDVEAFLRLAREAPALPEAPEEDRSEAPVTCRIAVAQDAAFHFYYADNLRRLERLGAQCVPFSPLSDEALPPDVHAVYLGGGYPELHARKLTDNQSLRRALSDFAARGGPIYAECGGMMYLSQAIRTLDGQDFPMVGLVPGVAVMAPKLQALGYVEVETAARTVLGGAGLRFRGHQFRYSTLEGVPEQGGVLRIRRRRGGSTHTEGFGPPNVLASYVHAHWASNPLVAEGLVASARAFKEKGT; this is encoded by the coding sequence ATGGACGGCGCTCCTTCGATTCCTCGTCTGGTGGTGGCGGGCACGTCCAGCGGCGTGGGCAAGACGACCGTCATGGTGGCTCTCACCCGGGTGCTCCAGGCGCGTGGCCTGAAGGTGGCCACCTTCAAGTGCGGTCCGGACTACCTCGACCCGAGCTACCACGCGCGCACCACCGGGGCGCCGTGCCACAACCTCGATGGCTGGCTGATGGGCCGGGATGCCGTCATCTCCACCTTCCGGCACGCCAGCCAGGGCCATGACGTGGCGCTCATCGAGGGCGTGATGGGGCTCTATGACGGGGCCTCGCCGGACTCGGAGGAGGGCTCGGCGGCGCAGGTGGCCAAATGGCTGGCGGCGCCCGTGCTCGCGGTGGTGGATGCCTCGGGCATGGCGCGCACCATCGCCGCCATCGGCACCGGTCTGGCGGCCTTCGATCCGGAGCTGAAGGTGGCGGGTCTCTTCGCCAACCGCGTGGGCAGCCGCGGCCACCTGGAGCTGCTCCAGCGCGCGGCTCGCGGCACGGCGGTGCCCGTGGTGGGGGGACTCCCCGCCCAGGAGTCACTCGCCTTTCCCGAGCGCCACCTGGGCCTGCTCACCGCTTCCGAGGAGAGCATCCCCACGCAGCACCTCGACGCCTGGGGCACGCTGCTCGCCGAATGGAACGATGTGGAGGCCTTCCTTCGCCTCGCACGGGAGGCTCCGGCCCTGCCGGAGGCACCGGAGGAGGACCGCTCCGAGGCCCCCGTCACCTGCCGCATCGCGGTGGCCCAGGATGCCGCCTTCCATTTCTATTACGCGGACAACCTGCGGCGGCTCGAGCGGCTCGGCGCGCAGTGCGTGCCCTTCTCGCCGCTCTCGGACGAGGCGCTCCCTCCCGACGTGCACGCCGTGTACCTCGGAGGCGGCTACCCGGAGCTTCATGCACGGAAGCTGACCGACAACCAGTCCCTGCGGCGCGCCCTCTCCGATTTCGCCGCGCGCGGCGGCCCCATCTACGCCGAGTGCGGCGGGATGATGTACCTCAGCCAGGCCATCCGCACCCTGGATGGCCAGGACTTCCCCATGGTCGGGTTGGTGCCCGGGGTGGCGGTGATGGCGCCCAAGCTCCAGGCACTCGGCTACGTGGAGGTGGAGACGGCCGCGCGCACCGTGCTGGGTGGAGCGGGGCTGCGCTTCCGCGGGCACCAGTTCCGCTACTCCACGTTGGAGGGCGTCCCCGAGCAGGGGGGCGTCCTGCGCATCCGTCGGCGCCGCGGCGGCTCCACCCACACCGAGGGCTTCGGCCCGCCCAACGTGCTGGCCTCCTACGTCCACGCCCACTGGGCCTCCAACCCCCTGGTCGCCGAGGGACTCGTGGCTTCGGCGCGCGCCTTCAAGGAGAAGGGGACATGA
- the cobO gene encoding cob(I)yrinic acid a,c-diamide adenosyltransferase, producing MNARPTKGLLVIYTGDGKGKTTAALGVVFRALGRGMKPAVVQFIKGKWKTGERTYAETIPGLVFLTMGRGFTWESEDISRDKRAAQEAWAESRRLMTSGEHEVVVLDELTYVLNYGFVPVDEVLEALAARPSHVHVIITGRSAPEPLLAVAELVTEMRNVRHPYEKGIPAQVGLDF from the coding sequence ATGAACGCGAGGCCGACGAAGGGACTGCTGGTCATCTACACGGGGGATGGCAAGGGGAAGACCACCGCCGCGCTCGGCGTGGTGTTCCGCGCGCTCGGCCGGGGGATGAAGCCCGCGGTGGTGCAGTTCATCAAGGGCAAGTGGAAGACGGGCGAGCGCACCTACGCGGAGACCATCCCCGGGCTCGTCTTCCTCACCATGGGACGGGGTTTCACCTGGGAGAGCGAGGACATCTCCCGGGACAAGCGCGCCGCCCAGGAGGCGTGGGCCGAGTCTCGGCGTTTGATGACGAGCGGCGAGCACGAGGTGGTGGTGCTCGATGAGCTGACGTACGTGCTCAACTACGGCTTCGTCCCCGTGGACGAGGTGCTGGAGGCGCTGGCGGCACGGCCCTCCCACGTGCATGTGATCATCACCGGGCGCTCCGCTCCGGAGCCCCTGCTGGCGGTGGCGGAGCTCGTCACCGAGATGCGCAACGTGCGTCATCCTTACGAGAAGGGCATTCCCGCCCAGGTGGGGCTCGACTTCTGA
- the cobA gene encoding uroporphyrinogen-III C-methyltransferase — MRADRPLRIAITGAAGVGKTTLVNALASRLGLPIVSEETREFVLRTGKRLAELPVPERAQALRELWAVRRQREEERREGFVADNCATDFAAYALQHGCAELVPEFFETPALGGHYDALFVLPWGVIPYERDGVRSDSPMDEMRYQLVLESLLRRSVSAARLHFVPDACASLEERVRFCEETLGRGRGERRGGFVSLVGAGPGDPGLLTVRARALLRQAEVVAYDALIPSAVLAEIGPQAERILVGHRNQGSTQAGYRLHPAVLERARAGRHVVRLKQGDPFIFGRGGEEAEELLEAGIAYEVVPGISAALGAAAYAGIPLTHRQHASDVSFVTGHDIEGPRSHTCWEKLGAAGGTLVLFMATRKLEANLARLVECGRSPQTPAAYIAAATSPEQVVVVGTLETLAERVRERNVLGPPALVVVGEVVRLRERLSWFERQERGT, encoded by the coding sequence ATGCGCGCTGACCGGCCGTTGCGCATTGCCATCACCGGCGCGGCCGGGGTGGGGAAGACGACCCTGGTGAACGCGCTGGCGAGCCGCCTCGGGCTGCCCATCGTTTCCGAGGAGACGCGGGAGTTCGTCCTGCGCACCGGGAAGCGCCTGGCGGAACTGCCCGTGCCCGAGCGGGCGCAGGCGCTCCGGGAGCTGTGGGCCGTGCGCCGGCAGCGCGAGGAGGAGCGGCGCGAGGGCTTCGTGGCGGACAACTGCGCCACGGACTTCGCCGCCTATGCGCTCCAGCACGGGTGCGCGGAGCTCGTCCCGGAGTTCTTCGAGACTCCGGCGCTCGGGGGGCACTACGACGCCCTCTTCGTCCTCCCCTGGGGCGTCATTCCCTATGAGCGGGACGGCGTCCGGAGTGACAGCCCCATGGACGAGATGCGCTACCAGCTCGTCCTCGAGTCGCTCCTGCGCCGCTCCGTTTCCGCCGCTCGGTTGCACTTCGTTCCGGACGCCTGCGCCTCGCTGGAGGAACGGGTGCGCTTCTGCGAGGAGACCCTCGGGCGCGGGCGGGGTGAGCGCCGGGGCGGCTTCGTGTCCCTGGTGGGGGCGGGGCCGGGGGATCCAGGGCTGCTCACCGTGCGCGCGCGCGCCCTGCTGCGACAGGCGGAGGTGGTGGCCTACGACGCTCTCATCCCCTCGGCGGTGCTCGCGGAGATCGGCCCCCAGGCGGAACGCATCCTCGTGGGCCACCGCAACCAGGGCTCCACCCAGGCGGGTTACCGGCTGCACCCGGCGGTGCTCGAGCGGGCCCGTGCCGGGCGGCACGTGGTGCGCTTGAAGCAGGGAGATCCGTTCATCTTCGGGCGAGGCGGTGAGGAGGCGGAGGAGTTGCTCGAGGCGGGTATCGCCTACGAGGTGGTGCCCGGCATCTCGGCCGCGCTCGGCGCCGCCGCCTACGCCGGCATCCCGCTCACCCACCGGCAGCATGCCTCCGACGTGTCCTTCGTCACGGGGCACGACATCGAGGGGCCTCGGAGTCACACCTGCTGGGAGAAGCTGGGCGCGGCCGGAGGCACGCTGGTGCTCTTCATGGCCACCCGGAAGCTGGAGGCCAACCTGGCCCGGCTGGTGGAGTGTGGACGCAGCCCCCAGACGCCCGCGGCCTACATCGCCGCGGCCACCTCGCCCGAGCAGGTGGTGGTGGTGGGCACCCTGGAGACGCTCGCCGAGCGGGTGCGGGAGCGCAACGTGCTGGGGCCGCCGGCCCTGGTGGTGGTGGGCGAGGTGGTGCGGCTGCGCGAGCGCCTCTCGTGGTTCGAACGACAGGAGCGTGGGACATGA
- the cobM gene encoding precorrin-4 C(11)-methyltransferase, which yields MKVYIIGAGPGDPKLITVRGAELVEQCPVVLYTGSLVPQAVIARARPDARVLDSSSMTLEQIIDVLKEAHAADQDVARVHTGDPSIFGSTAEQIRRLIELGIPYEIIPGVSSFTAAAAVLGKELTLPELSQTIIVTRAEGRTLMPEGEKLEDLARHRATLALFLSAGLIRDVVEKLLPSYGPDCPVAVVQKATWPDQKVVRGTLADIGDKVRAERINATAMILVGEVLEAKDFANSRLYDPTFTHRFRRGTDDAR from the coding sequence ATGAAGGTCTACATCATTGGTGCCGGACCCGGAGACCCGAAGCTCATCACCGTGCGTGGGGCCGAGCTCGTCGAGCAGTGCCCCGTGGTGCTCTACACCGGCTCGCTCGTCCCGCAGGCGGTCATCGCCCGGGCCCGGCCGGATGCCCGGGTGCTCGACTCCTCGTCGATGACGCTCGAGCAGATCATCGACGTCCTCAAGGAGGCCCATGCCGCGGATCAGGACGTGGCCCGCGTGCACACGGGAGATCCGTCCATCTTCGGCTCCACCGCGGAGCAGATCCGCAGGCTCATCGAGCTGGGCATTCCCTACGAGATCATCCCGGGAGTGTCTTCCTTCACCGCCGCGGCCGCGGTGCTGGGCAAGGAGCTGACGCTGCCCGAGCTGTCGCAGACGATCATCGTCACCCGCGCCGAGGGACGTACCCTCATGCCGGAGGGAGAGAAGCTGGAGGATCTGGCGCGTCACCGTGCCACCCTGGCGCTCTTCCTCAGCGCGGGCCTCATCCGCGACGTGGTGGAGAAGCTGTTGCCCTCCTATGGGCCGGACTGCCCCGTGGCGGTGGTGCAGAAGGCCACCTGGCCGGATCAGAAGGTGGTGCGCGGCACCCTGGCGGACATCGGCGACAAGGTGCGCGCCGAGCGTATCAACGCGACCGCGATGATCCTGGTGGGCGAGGTGCTGGAGGCGAAGGACTTCGCCAACTCGCGCCTGTACGACCCGACCTTTACCCACCGCTTCCGCAGGGGCACGGACGATGCGCGCTGA
- a CDS encoding precorrin-3B C(17)-methyltransferase, which yields MARVGRLAGALLASTEGAFFLVGDLKEPCDWAAAGFEPPAQIPGVELPYVRLSPVRPVEVAAPLLVVELEGEALARMLFERLVIRRNGSVSERLWRLVTEHEARPETDARWLGLVPGHVWDLVRDSVLRCS from the coding sequence ATGGCACGTGTGGGACGTCTGGCGGGTGCGTTGCTCGCCTCCACCGAGGGCGCGTTCTTCCTGGTGGGAGATCTCAAGGAGCCGTGTGACTGGGCCGCGGCGGGCTTCGAGCCTCCTGCCCAGATTCCTGGCGTGGAGTTGCCTTATGTGCGGCTCTCGCCGGTGCGCCCGGTGGAGGTGGCCGCGCCGCTGCTGGTGGTGGAGCTCGAGGGCGAGGCCCTGGCGCGGATGCTCTTCGAGCGGCTGGTCATCCGTCGCAATGGCTCGGTGTCGGAGCGGCTGTGGCGGCTGGTGACCGAGCACGAGGCCAGGCCAGAGACAGACGCTCGCTGGTTGGGGCTGGTGCCCGGACACGTCTGGGATCTGGTGCGTGACTCCGTCCTGCGCTGCTCGTGA
- the cobJ gene encoding precorrin-3B C(17)-methyltransferase — protein sequence MAEGGILSVVGIGPGDGAHATPAALEAIRNAQVVVGYRTYIKLVRHLLEGKEVVQTGMTEEIGRARSAVERARAGANVALVSSGDAGVYGMAGLVFEVLREIGWKRGDSPTLNLVPGITAANSCASRVGAPLVHDSCTISLSDLLTPWAVIAKRIEAAASSDFVISLYNPASGRRTRQIVEAHSIIRRYREGSTPVALVKGAYREAEKVVMSDLDHFLDYEIGMLTTVIVGNSHTFFFEGYMVTPRGYTRKYTLEGDVLPGQQPGRSLVVREEEV from the coding sequence GTGGCTGAGGGAGGAATCCTGTCCGTCGTCGGAATCGGGCCGGGTGATGGCGCCCACGCCACCCCCGCCGCCCTGGAGGCCATCCGCAATGCCCAGGTGGTGGTGGGCTACCGCACGTACATCAAACTCGTGCGCCACCTGCTCGAGGGCAAGGAAGTGGTGCAGACGGGCATGACGGAGGAGATCGGCCGGGCCCGCTCCGCGGTGGAGCGCGCTCGGGCCGGTGCCAACGTGGCGCTCGTGTCCTCCGGGGATGCCGGCGTCTACGGCATGGCGGGGCTCGTCTTCGAGGTGCTGCGGGAGATCGGTTGGAAGCGGGGGGATTCACCCACGCTCAACCTGGTGCCCGGCATCACCGCGGCCAACTCCTGCGCCTCGCGCGTGGGTGCTCCGCTGGTCCACGACAGTTGCACCATCTCCCTGTCGGACCTGCTCACCCCCTGGGCCGTCATCGCCAAACGCATCGAGGCCGCCGCGTCGTCCGACTTCGTCATCTCGCTCTACAACCCCGCGAGCGGGCGGCGCACCCGGCAGATCGTGGAGGCCCACTCCATCATCCGCCGCTACCGCGAGGGCTCCACTCCAGTGGCGCTGGTGAAGGGCGCCTACCGTGAGGCGGAGAAGGTGGTGATGAGCGACCTCGATCACTTCCTCGACTACGAGATCGGCATGCTGACCACGGTCATCGTGGGCAACTCCCATACCTTCTTCTTCGAGGGGTACATGGTGACGCCTCGAGGCTACACGCGGAAGTACACCCTGGAGGGCGACGTGCTCCCGGGGCAGCAGCCGGGCCGTTCACTCGTCGTTCGCGAAGAGGAGGTCTGA
- a CDS encoding cobalt-precorrin 5A hydrolase, with translation MSLPPARKPYAVYAITLHGLGIAERLLSGLPGAELYVSEKLMAKAPAGALPMPLPMGPTLSRTFTAYDCHIFIISVGAVVRMIAPLLEDKKVDPAVVCVDDAARFSICVLSGHVGRGNAFTERVAGVLGSTPVVTTASDVRGTLTVDILGRELGWRLDDLERNVTRGCAAVVNEAPVLFVQEAGEPSWWPEDKPLPPGVRYTRALDGVDPAAWEMLLIATDRDIRETHRAQWEKAVIYRPRSLVLGIGCDRGTPEELVERGVAQMLAQALLSPASVKAVATVDLKADEPALLALCQKHGWALQTYPAAELDAVPVPTPSETVKRHVGTRGVAEPSALLASGASELLVRKQIYTEPGAGRSMTFAVARIPHSPRKELARG, from the coding sequence GTGAGCCTCCCCCCGGCACGCAAACCCTACGCCGTCTACGCCATCACCTTGCACGGGCTGGGAATCGCCGAGCGGCTCCTCTCTGGGCTGCCGGGCGCGGAGCTGTACGTCTCCGAGAAGCTGATGGCCAAGGCCCCCGCGGGCGCCCTGCCAATGCCCCTGCCCATGGGGCCCACCCTGTCGCGCACCTTCACCGCCTACGACTGCCACATCTTCATCATCAGCGTGGGCGCGGTGGTGCGCATGATTGCTCCGCTCCTCGAGGACAAGAAGGTGGATCCGGCGGTGGTGTGCGTCGATGACGCCGCCCGCTTCTCCATCTGCGTGCTGTCGGGACACGTGGGCCGGGGCAATGCCTTCACCGAGCGGGTGGCCGGCGTGCTCGGCTCCACCCCGGTGGTCACCACCGCCTCGGATGTGCGGGGAACCCTCACGGTGGACATCCTCGGGCGGGAGCTGGGCTGGCGGCTGGATGATCTGGAGCGCAACGTCACCCGTGGCTGCGCCGCCGTGGTGAACGAGGCCCCGGTGCTCTTCGTCCAGGAAGCGGGCGAGCCCTCCTGGTGGCCCGAGGACAAGCCGCTGCCTCCAGGCGTGCGCTACACGCGCGCTCTCGATGGGGTGGACCCGGCGGCGTGGGAGATGCTCCTCATCGCCACCGATCGCGACATCCGCGAGACGCACCGCGCTCAATGGGAGAAGGCCGTCATCTACCGGCCTCGCAGTCTGGTGCTGGGCATCGGCTGTGACCGGGGCACTCCGGAGGAACTGGTGGAGCGGGGCGTGGCCCAGATGCTCGCCCAGGCCCTCCTGTCTCCCGCCTCGGTGAAGGCGGTGGCCACCGTGGACCTGAAGGCGGATGAGCCCGCGCTGCTGGCGCTGTGCCAGAAACATGGCTGGGCGCTCCAGACGTACCCGGCCGCCGAGCTGGACGCGGTGCCCGTTCCCACGCCGTCGGAGACGGTGAAGCGGCACGTGGGCACCCGCGGAGTGGCCGAGCCGTCGGCGCTGCTCGCCTCGGGGGCCTCCGAGTTGCTTGTCCGAAAGCAGATCTACACCGAGCCCGGCGCCGGACGCTCCATGACGTTCGCCGTCGCGCGCATTCCTCATTCCCCTCGAAAGGAGCTCGCCCGTGGCTGA
- the cobI gene encoding precorrin-2 C(20)-methyltransferase, translating to MSGVLIGVGVGPGAPDLMTLRAVNTLRAADVIAIPRRSVYDESLAWRIAKENVGEVPGQERLFLTFPMTKDPERLRPAWEEAYAQLAPRLAAGKKVAFITEGDPLVYSTFIYLLAEVPHRFPGTRTEVVPAVSSITAVPAAVQVPVADGQERIAVLPATYGVEDLTRVLRDFDTVLLMKVSSVMPQVVEALEREGLLDRAVYVSRASTGQEKVVRDLRSIRNDKCDYFSMVMVAKKERSGVLAGRFAQTAEVAR from the coding sequence ATGAGTGGCGTGTTGATTGGCGTGGGGGTGGGACCGGGGGCTCCGGATTTGATGACGCTCCGGGCGGTGAACACGCTCCGCGCGGCGGACGTCATCGCCATCCCCCGGCGCTCCGTCTATGACGAGTCGCTCGCCTGGCGCATCGCCAAGGAGAACGTGGGCGAGGTGCCCGGCCAGGAGCGGCTCTTCCTCACCTTCCCGATGACGAAGGATCCCGAGCGGCTGCGGCCCGCCTGGGAGGAAGCCTACGCGCAGCTCGCCCCCCGGCTGGCCGCGGGCAAGAAGGTGGCCTTCATCACGGAAGGGGATCCGCTCGTCTACAGCACCTTCATCTACCTGCTGGCCGAGGTCCCCCATCGTTTCCCCGGGACGCGCACCGAGGTGGTGCCCGCGGTCTCGTCGATCACCGCCGTGCCCGCTGCGGTGCAGGTGCCAGTGGCCGATGGACAGGAGCGCATCGCCGTCCTGCCGGCCACCTACGGGGTGGAGGACCTCACCCGCGTGCTGCGCGACTTCGACACCGTGCTGCTGATGAAGGTGAGCTCGGTCATGCCGCAGGTGGTGGAGGCACTGGAGCGCGAGGGGCTGCTCGATCGCGCCGTCTACGTGTCTCGCGCCTCCACCGGGCAGGAGAAGGTGGTGCGAGACCTGCGCAGCATCCGCAACGACAAGTGCGACTACTTCTCCATGGTGATGGTGGCGAAGAAGGAGCGCAGCGGCGTGCTCGCGGGTCGCTTCGCCCAGACTGCGGAGGTGGCCCGGTGA
- the cbiE gene encoding precorrin-6y C5,15-methyltransferase (decarboxylating) subunit CbiE produces the protein MKPVVVVGIGDDGCLGLSARAANAVAQARVLVGGKRHLEFFPQFSGERLSFSGGISPTLDRIAELALENQVCVLASGDPLFFGIGAQVARRVGAEHVEFIPHPSSVQLAFGRIGVSWEDAEVISVHGRPREGLCTRLRPLAKVALLTDGENSPPALARHLLEHSVRGFTAWVCESLGNPEERIRCFSLEALAECTDIGPLNVLVLLRTDPTWRPPPRMSFLHEDAFAKRMPKKGLITKREVRLLSLAQMEIRPDSVVWDIGAGSGSVGIEAALLAPRGRVFAIEVDPEGVVLCRENALAHGVDNLRVIAGRAPEALEGLDAPDAVFVGGSKGSMRDIIDVAFKRLREGGRLVVNAITLDNVAEAYAAFRAYGITPDVTMLNVSRGEPLAHYLRYEAQNPIHIFAATRPAAIQGEAT, from the coding sequence ATGAAGCCGGTGGTGGTGGTGGGCATTGGAGACGATGGCTGTCTGGGTTTGTCGGCGCGCGCGGCCAACGCCGTGGCGCAGGCCCGGGTGCTGGTCGGCGGCAAGCGTCACCTGGAGTTCTTTCCCCAGTTCTCCGGGGAGCGCCTCTCGTTCAGCGGCGGCATCAGCCCGACGCTGGATCGGATCGCCGAGCTCGCCCTGGAGAACCAGGTGTGCGTGCTCGCCTCGGGGGATCCGCTCTTCTTCGGGATTGGCGCCCAGGTGGCCCGCAGGGTGGGCGCCGAGCACGTGGAGTTCATTCCCCATCCGTCCTCGGTGCAGCTCGCCTTCGGGCGCATCGGCGTGTCCTGGGAGGATGCCGAGGTCATCTCCGTGCACGGCCGTCCGCGCGAGGGGCTGTGCACGCGGCTGCGTCCCCTGGCCAAGGTGGCCCTGCTCACCGATGGCGAGAACTCGCCCCCGGCGCTGGCCCGCCACCTCCTGGAGCACAGTGTGCGCGGCTTCACGGCCTGGGTCTGCGAGAGCCTCGGCAATCCGGAGGAGCGCATCCGCTGTTTCTCGCTGGAAGCGCTCGCGGAGTGCACGGACATCGGGCCCCTCAACGTCCTCGTCCTGCTGCGCACGGATCCAACCTGGCGCCCACCGCCACGCATGTCCTTCCTCCACGAGGACGCCTTCGCCAAGCGCATGCCCAAGAAGGGTCTCATCACCAAGCGCGAGGTGCGCCTGCTGTCCCTGGCCCAGATGGAGATCCGGCCCGACAGCGTGGTGTGGGACATCGGCGCGGGCTCGGGCTCGGTGGGCATCGAGGCGGCGCTGCTCGCCCCCAGGGGACGTGTCTTCGCCATCGAGGTGGACCCGGAGGGCGTGGTCCTGTGCCGGGAAAACGCGCTCGCCCACGGGGTGGACAACCTGCGTGTCATCGCGGGGCGCGCCCCGGAAGCCCTCGAGGGACTGGATGCGCCGGACGCCGTCTTCGTCGGCGGCAGCAAGGGCAGCATGCGCGACATCATCGACGTGGCCTTCAAGCGCCTGCGCGAGGGTGGCCGGCTGGTGGTCAACGCCATCACCCTGGACAACGTGGCCGAGGCCTACGCGGCCTTCCGCGCGTACGGAATCACTCCGGACGTGACGATGCTCAACGTGTCCCGCGGCGAGCCGCTCGCGCACTACCTCCGTTACGAGGCGCAGAACCCCATCCACATCTTCGCGGCCACCCGGCCGGCGGCAATACAGGGAGAAGCGACATGA
- a CDS encoding precorrin-8X methylmutase: MNDMRQMTTLGRRIEDESFSIIDNEAGPHSYSPGEWQVVRRIIHATADFEFKELARFSPDAIAEGIRALRAGSPVLADVKMILAGLNEDRLAAYGCRTHCFISDEDVIAAAREAGSTRAIESMRKAHRLGLLNGAIVAVGNAPTALLEVARLVKEEGARPALVIGVPVGFVSAAESKEAVLELPVPHIAVRGRKGGSTIAVSIIHALLMLSADGVKA; encoded by the coding sequence ATGAATGACATGCGGCAGATGACGACGCTCGGGCGTCGCATCGAAGACGAGAGCTTTTCCATCATCGATAACGAGGCCGGTCCGCATTCCTACTCGCCGGGCGAGTGGCAGGTGGTGCGGCGCATCATCCACGCCACCGCGGACTTCGAGTTCAAGGAGCTGGCCCGCTTCTCGCCCGATGCCATCGCCGAGGGCATCCGCGCCCTGCGTGCCGGCAGCCCGGTACTGGCCGACGTGAAGATGATCCTCGCCGGTCTCAACGAGGATCGGCTCGCCGCCTATGGCTGCCGGACGCACTGCTTCATCTCGGATGAGGACGTCATCGCCGCGGCCCGTGAGGCGGGTTCCACCCGCGCCATCGAGTCCATGCGCAAGGCGCACCGGCTGGGGCTGCTCAATGGTGCCATCGTGGCGGTGGGCAACGCGCCCACGGCGCTCCTGGAGGTGGCCCGGCTGGTGAAGGAGGAGGGGGCTCGTCCGGCGTTGGTGATTGGAGTGCCGGTGGGCTTCGTGTCGGCGGCGGAGTCCAAGGAGGCGGTGCTCGAGTTGCCGGTGCCGCACATCGCGGTGCGCGGCCGCAAGGGAGGCAGCACCATCGCCGTGTCCATCATCCACGCGCTGCTGATGCTCAGCGCGGATGGGGTGAAGGCATGA